One region of Pseudoalteromonas piscicida genomic DNA includes:
- a CDS encoding efflux RND transporter permease subunit, with translation MIQAIIRWSVFNRFFVVLLTLMLVGAGLFTLKNTPVDAIPDLSDVQVIVKTPYPGQAPQVVQDQVTFPLTTAMLSVPGAKTVRGYSFFGDSYVYVIFDDKTDLYWARSRVLEYLSQVAPQLPDAAKPQLGPDATGVGWVYLYALVDKTGKHDISQLRSLQDWFLKFELQSVAGVSEVAPIGGMVKQYQVQVDPNKLRAYGIPLTHVQQALQRGNQESGASVIEMAEAEYMVTSTGYIQSVKDIEAIPLGQAVKGTPLTIADVASVNIGPQMRRGIAELNGEGEVVGGVVVMRFGENAQKTIDGVKQKLAELQQGLPEGVEVVTVYDRSELITKAIDNLWSKLLEELVVVALVCVVFLFHIRSSVVAVITLPLGILVAFIVMYFQGVNANIMSLGGIAIAVGAMTDGAIVMIENMHKHMERTPLNDENRWEIVAKSASEVGPALFFSLLIITVSFLPVFILEAQEGRMFAPLAYTKTYAMAASAGLAITLIPVLMGYFIRGKVVPEHKNPINRMLVGAYTPLLKQVLRFPKLTLLAAAAITVVGFYPMDKIGSEFIPPLDEGDLMYMPTTYPSISIGKAREILQQTDKLIATVPEVKNVFGKIGRAETATDPAPLTMIETFIQLKPKDQWRAGMTTEKLKAELDKLVQFPGLTNAWVMPIKTRIDMLATGIKTPVGIKVAGPDLDTIQKIGQDVERILSKVEGTASVYSERVAGGRYIKVDIQRDKAARFGLNIADVQQVVATAIGGMDVTQTIEGQERYPVSLRYPQDLRDSPEALRKLPIVTAEGLNIALGDVATIYIENGPPGIKSENARINGWTFIDLDGVDVGSYVAAAKQVLSEQLELPAGYSISWAGQYEYMARAKAKLTYVVPLTLGIIIVLLYLNFRSVSEVAIIMATLPMAMIGGLWLLYLEGFNFSVAVGVGFIALAGVAVEIGVIMLVYLNQAISELKEKQPFMTAETINSAILEGAGKRIRPVMMTVATIIIGLLPILYGSGTGSEVMSRIAAPMVGGMASALLLTLVVLPVAYMLMIRWREKVAN, from the coding sequence ATGATCCAAGCAATAATTCGCTGGTCAGTATTCAACCGTTTTTTTGTGGTACTGCTGACACTTATGCTGGTGGGGGCTGGGCTATTTACTCTTAAAAACACGCCTGTCGACGCCATTCCGGATTTGTCTGATGTACAAGTCATTGTCAAAACACCTTATCCAGGACAGGCACCACAAGTGGTGCAAGATCAGGTGACATTTCCGCTGACAACGGCAATGCTCTCCGTGCCGGGCGCAAAAACCGTACGTGGTTATTCCTTCTTTGGGGATTCCTATGTTTACGTTATTTTTGACGATAAAACGGATCTTTACTGGGCGCGCAGTCGGGTGCTCGAATATCTCAGTCAAGTCGCACCACAATTACCTGATGCGGCAAAGCCACAATTGGGCCCTGATGCCACTGGAGTGGGTTGGGTGTATCTTTATGCATTAGTTGATAAAACCGGTAAACACGATATTAGCCAGTTACGCAGCTTACAAGATTGGTTTTTAAAGTTTGAGCTGCAATCGGTTGCCGGCGTGTCAGAAGTGGCGCCGATTGGCGGTATGGTGAAACAGTATCAAGTACAAGTTGATCCCAATAAACTGCGCGCTTACGGCATTCCACTTACGCATGTACAGCAGGCGTTACAACGCGGTAACCAAGAATCGGGTGCTTCTGTGATTGAGATGGCTGAAGCCGAATATATGGTGACAAGTACGGGATATATTCAAAGCGTTAAAGATATTGAAGCTATCCCACTTGGGCAAGCTGTCAAAGGCACGCCATTAACGATAGCAGATGTTGCGTCTGTCAATATTGGACCGCAAATGCGTCGTGGCATTGCCGAGCTTAACGGCGAGGGAGAGGTCGTTGGCGGCGTTGTGGTCATGCGCTTTGGAGAAAACGCGCAAAAAACCATCGATGGCGTGAAGCAAAAGCTCGCCGAACTCCAACAAGGCTTACCTGAAGGGGTAGAAGTGGTGACGGTTTACGACCGCTCAGAGCTTATCACCAAAGCCATTGATAACCTTTGGTCTAAGCTGCTTGAAGAGCTGGTGGTGGTGGCATTAGTGTGTGTGGTGTTCTTATTTCATATTCGCTCTTCCGTGGTTGCCGTGATCACTTTGCCACTTGGCATTCTGGTTGCTTTTATCGTGATGTATTTTCAAGGGGTGAACGCAAATATCATGTCTCTTGGTGGCATAGCCATTGCTGTCGGGGCGATGACCGACGGTGCAATCGTGATGATTGAAAACATGCACAAACACATGGAAAGAACGCCACTCAATGATGAAAATCGCTGGGAAATCGTCGCAAAGTCGGCTTCTGAAGTAGGTCCTGCGTTGTTTTTTAGTTTATTGATCATTACCGTAAGCTTCTTACCTGTGTTTATTCTTGAGGCGCAAGAAGGGCGTATGTTTGCCCCTCTGGCATACACCAAAACGTATGCGATGGCCGCCTCGGCGGGGCTTGCCATTACGCTTATTCCTGTGCTGATGGGGTATTTTATTCGCGGTAAAGTTGTGCCTGAGCATAAAAACCCAATTAATCGAATGTTGGTTGGCGCGTATACGCCGCTATTAAAGCAAGTATTACGCTTTCCAAAGCTGACGTTACTGGCCGCTGCGGCTATCACAGTCGTTGGGTTTTATCCAATGGATAAAATTGGCAGTGAGTTTATTCCACCTTTGGATGAAGGGGATTTAATGTACATGCCGACTACATATCCAAGTATTTCGATTGGTAAAGCCAGAGAAATCTTACAGCAAACCGATAAGTTGATAGCGACGGTGCCTGAGGTAAAAAATGTCTTTGGTAAAATCGGTCGCGCTGAGACGGCAACCGATCCTGCCCCGTTGACGATGATTGAGACCTTTATTCAATTAAAACCTAAAGATCAGTGGCGTGCGGGAATGACCACTGAAAAGCTCAAAGCGGAGCTCGATAAGCTAGTGCAGTTTCCGGGCTTAACCAATGCTTGGGTGATGCCCATCAAAACGCGTATTGATATGCTCGCGACGGGAATTAAAACGCCTGTTGGGATTAAAGTCGCAGGTCCAGATTTAGATACTATCCAAAAGATTGGTCAAGATGTTGAGCGCATTCTGAGTAAGGTCGAGGGTACGGCTTCGGTCTATTCAGAGCGGGTAGCTGGGGGGCGCTATATTAAGGTCGATATTCAACGTGATAAAGCCGCGCGATTTGGGCTCAATATTGCCGACGTTCAACAAGTTGTGGCGACCGCAATTGGTGGTATGGATGTCACGCAAACCATAGAGGGACAAGAGCGCTATCCAGTTAGTTTGCGCTACCCGCAAGACTTACGCGATTCTCCAGAAGCGCTGCGAAAGCTTCCGATAGTCACCGCTGAGGGGTTAAATATTGCCCTAGGCGATGTGGCAACTATCTATATTGAAAACGGGCCACCGGGCATTAAAAGTGAAAATGCTCGCATTAATGGTTGGACGTTTATCGATTTAGACGGTGTCGATGTTGGCAGCTATGTGGCAGCCGCTAAACAAGTGTTGAGCGAGCAGCTGGAGTTACCTGCAGGTTATTCCATCAGTTGGGCTGGTCAATACGAGTATATGGCGCGTGCTAAAGCTAAATTGACTTATGTGGTGCCGCTCACGCTTGGGATCATTATCGTTTTACTCTATTTGAACTTTAGAAGTGTTAGCGAAGTGGCAATCATCATGGCGACGTTACCCATGGCGATGATTGGTGGACTGTGGTTACTATACCTTGAGGGGTTTAACTTTTCGGTCGCGGTTGGCGTTGGTTTTATTGCACTGGCAGGTGTTGCCGTCGAAATAGGCGTAATTATGCTCGTGTATCTCAACCAAGCCATAAGCGAGCTTAAGGAAAAACAACCGTTCATGACTGCTGAGACCATAAACAGTGCCATTTTAGAAGGCGCGGGCAAACGTATTCGGCCTGTTATGATGACGGTGGCAACGATTATCATCGGGCTATTACCAATCCTTTATGGCTCAGGCACAGGCTCCGAGGTAATGAGCCGCATAGCCGCGCCTATGGTGGGCGGCATGGCAAGCGCACTACTACTTACCTTAGTCGTGTTACCCGTAGCATATATGTTGATGATCCGTTGGCGTGAGAAAGTTGCTAACTAA
- a CDS encoding OsmC domain/YcaO domain-containing protein, with amino-acid sequence MEIKVNYLDNLRIDAKFDDFSVIADQPIRYKGDGSAPSPFDYFLASSALCAAYFVKVYCNARDIPTDGIRVAQNNIVDPENRYNQIFKIQVELPESISEKDRQGILRSIDRCTVKKVIQTGPEFQVEAVESLEDDSQAMLMVDTSESDSTFILGKDLPLEQTIANMTKILSDLGMKIEVASWRNIVPHVWSLHIRDAASPMCFTNGKGATKESALCSALGEFIERLNCNFFYNDQFFGEEIANAEFVHYPNEKWFKPEADDALPTEILDDYTREIYDPEGELRGSHLIDTNSGNVARGICSIPYTRHSDGETVYFPSNLIENLFLSNGMSAGNNLFEAKVQCLSEIFERAVKKQIIEQEIVLPDVPESVLAKYPGIVEGIKGLEEQGFPVVVKDASLGGQFPVMCVTLMNPKTGGVFASFGAHPSFEVALERSLTELLQGRSFEGLNDVPKPTFNSMAVSEPENFVEHFIDSTGVISWRFFSAKHDYDFVEWDFTGTNEEECDKLFGILEALGKEAYIAEFTDLGIACRILVPGFSEVYPAEDLIWDNTNKALQYREDILNIHSLDDEALANLVERLEDSQLDNYIDIITLIGVEFDENTVWGQLTILELKILIYLALGDIEAAIELVETFLQFNDNTVERGLFYQAMHATLEIALDEELEIEDYIHNFTRMFSKDVMDAVIGSINGDVKFYGLTPTNMKLEGLDKHLRLIESYKKLHSARGKFAL; translated from the coding sequence ATGGAAATCAAAGTAAATTACCTCGACAATCTCAGAATTGATGCCAAATTTGACGACTTTTCTGTCATTGCGGATCAGCCAATTCGCTATAAAGGCGATGGCTCAGCACCAAGTCCATTTGACTACTTTTTAGCTTCTTCAGCGCTTTGTGCTGCTTACTTTGTGAAGGTGTATTGTAATGCGCGTGATATTCCAACGGATGGAATCCGTGTGGCGCAAAACAACATCGTTGATCCTGAAAACCGTTATAACCAGATTTTTAAAATTCAGGTGGAGCTACCAGAAAGCATTTCTGAAAAAGACCGCCAAGGTATCTTGCGTTCAATTGACCGCTGTACCGTTAAAAAGGTGATCCAAACGGGACCTGAATTCCAAGTGGAAGCGGTTGAAAGCCTTGAAGATGACTCTCAGGCGATGCTGATGGTTGATACCAGCGAAAGCGACAGCACTTTTATCCTAGGTAAAGATCTTCCGCTTGAACAAACTATCGCAAATATGACTAAGATCCTTTCGGATTTAGGCATGAAGATTGAAGTCGCGTCATGGCGTAATATCGTGCCACACGTCTGGTCTTTGCATATTCGTGATGCCGCTTCACCAATGTGTTTCACCAATGGTAAAGGGGCAACGAAAGAAAGCGCGCTTTGCTCAGCACTTGGTGAGTTTATTGAACGTTTAAACTGCAACTTCTTTTATAATGATCAATTCTTTGGTGAAGAAATTGCAAATGCTGAATTTGTTCACTACCCGAACGAAAAGTGGTTTAAGCCTGAAGCTGATGATGCGCTTCCTACCGAAATTTTAGACGACTACACTCGTGAAATTTACGACCCAGAAGGTGAACTACGTGGCTCTCACTTAATCGACACGAATTCAGGTAATGTAGCGCGCGGTATTTGTTCTATTCCGTATACTCGCCATTCAGATGGTGAAACGGTGTATTTTCCGTCAAACCTAATAGAAAACTTATTCCTAAGTAACGGTATGAGTGCTGGTAATAACTTGTTTGAAGCGAAAGTGCAGTGCTTATCTGAGATCTTTGAACGTGCGGTGAAAAAACAAATCATCGAACAAGAAATTGTGTTGCCTGATGTACCTGAGTCTGTACTGGCTAAATATCCAGGTATTGTTGAAGGGATCAAAGGGCTTGAAGAACAGGGGTTCCCTGTTGTGGTGAAAGATGCCTCTCTAGGCGGTCAATTTCCTGTGATGTGTGTGACGTTGATGAACCCTAAAACGGGCGGTGTATTTGCGTCTTTTGGTGCGCACCCAAGTTTTGAAGTGGCACTTGAGCGTAGTTTGACTGAGCTGTTACAAGGTCGCAGTTTTGAAGGCTTAAATGATGTACCAAAACCTACGTTTAACAGCATGGCCGTATCTGAGCCGGAGAACTTTGTTGAACACTTTATCGATTCAACGGGTGTGATCTCATGGCGTTTCTTTAGTGCGAAGCATGACTACGACTTTGTTGAGTGGGATTTCACAGGCACGAATGAAGAAGAGTGCGATAAGTTATTTGGCATTCTAGAGGCGTTAGGTAAAGAAGCCTATATTGCCGAATTTACAGACTTAGGGATCGCTTGTCGTATTTTGGTACCGGGTTTTTCTGAAGTCTATCCAGCTGAAGATCTGATTTGGGACAACACCAATAAAGCACTGCAATATCGCGAAGATATTCTCAACATCCATTCTCTAGATGACGAAGCATTAGCTAACTTGGTTGAGCGTTTAGAAGACAGCCAGCTTGATAATTATATCGATATTATCACCCTAATTGGCGTTGAGTTTGACGAAAATACGGTGTGGGGTCAGCTTACAATTCTTGAGCTTAAGATTTTAATCTATCTAGCGCTTGGCGATATCGAAGCGGCCATTGAACTAGTTGAAACCTTCTTGCAGTTTAATGACAACACTGTAGAGCGTGGCTTATTCTACCAAGCAATGCACGCCACACTTGAAATTGCATTGGATGAAGAACTAGAAATTGAAGATTACATTCATAACTTTACTCGTATGTTCTCAAAAGACGTGATGGATGCGGTTATTGGTTCAATTAATGGTGATGTGAAATTCTATGGCTTAACTCCGACAAACATGAAGTTGGAAGGCTTAGATAAGCACCTCCGTCTTATTGAAAGTTATAAGAAGCTACATAGTGCAAGAGGCAAATTCGCTTTGTAA
- a CDS encoding GNAT family N-acetyltransferase has translation MDIIELDEKAFVDVFNLPEKITIKVASTADIEEMALVTKVSWQAAFSGFLPEHVLKGGTVEFFATIWSEIIKNSATQSALLVTDGRKIVGCGAAGNYRRMYNPVSQKVSRINAGELYRGYVLPSHQNRGLGQALLKARLLKLYEQGCQTAYTWIYEQNQQARRFYEKHGAVNLDQAQGVTMKRFMFEEVCYGIEVNRVFDFS, from the coding sequence ATGGATATCATTGAGTTAGATGAAAAGGCATTTGTTGACGTATTTAACCTGCCGGAAAAAATTACCATAAAGGTTGCTAGTACCGCGGATATAGAGGAAATGGCCTTAGTGACCAAGGTGAGTTGGCAGGCGGCCTTTAGCGGGTTTTTACCAGAACACGTGCTCAAAGGGGGGACCGTCGAATTTTTCGCCACCATTTGGTCTGAGATTATCAAAAATTCAGCAACCCAAAGCGCACTACTTGTGACTGATGGCAGAAAAATAGTAGGCTGCGGTGCGGCGGGTAATTACCGTCGAATGTATAACCCGGTTAGCCAAAAAGTGTCGAGAATAAATGCGGGTGAATTGTATCGCGGTTATGTTTTACCGAGCCACCAAAACCGCGGGTTGGGTCAAGCGCTGTTGAAAGCGCGCTTATTAAAACTTTACGAGCAAGGCTGTCAAACTGCTTATACCTGGATCTATGAGCAAAACCAACAAGCGAGACGCTTTTACGAAAAGCATGGGGCGGTTAACCTCGACCAAGCCCAAGGGGTAACAATGAAACGATTTATGTTTGAAGAGGTGTGCTATGGCATTGAAGTGAATCGTGTTTTTGATTTTAGCTAA
- a CDS encoding phytanoyl-CoA dioxygenase family protein, with the protein MTIVSKSKLDFYKNNGFVLFEQTLPDTLLEKLKRLSNALESKAKQAQQEGKVATQYHLSNESGEPKLFRYNDLLFEAPELIIELLATPAMLAISEHLCGTGCVPLQCDLVCKYPHPHPHIAWHQDAPHSRNFAYLNVGIYLDDANIDDGCLRYLPNSQHQLLDIYSLSSEYGWNIPGVVQQPAKAGDILVQDMMVLHGSEPKRSEGPRRTIYVELRPLTGVNENQSSEWAELRKQWMAHVIQAADPEDVPDNWLTVYGEPNYDLNTLVERIKQKREAVIPAVWAPKIVEHPDYPTPADLR; encoded by the coding sequence ATGACGATTGTGAGCAAAAGCAAACTCGATTTTTACAAAAACAACGGCTTCGTTTTATTTGAACAAACTTTACCCGACACGCTGCTGGAAAAACTGAAGCGACTATCTAATGCGCTTGAGAGTAAAGCAAAACAAGCACAGCAAGAAGGAAAGGTAGCGACTCAATACCATTTATCAAATGAATCAGGTGAGCCAAAACTCTTTCGTTATAATGATTTGCTTTTTGAAGCGCCCGAGTTAATTATCGAACTACTCGCGACACCAGCAATGTTAGCGATCAGTGAGCATCTTTGCGGTACTGGCTGTGTCCCATTGCAATGTGACTTAGTCTGCAAATATCCACACCCACACCCTCATATAGCCTGGCATCAAGATGCCCCCCATTCCCGTAATTTTGCTTATTTAAATGTCGGTATCTACCTTGACGATGCGAATATAGATGATGGCTGTTTACGCTACTTGCCTAACTCTCAACACCAACTCTTGGATATCTATTCACTCTCAAGCGAATATGGCTGGAACATTCCAGGGGTTGTACAGCAACCAGCTAAAGCCGGAGATATTTTAGTTCAAGACATGATGGTTTTACATGGCTCAGAGCCGAAACGCAGTGAAGGTCCGAGAAGGACAATATATGTAGAGCTTCGACCACTTACAGGTGTCAATGAGAATCAAAGTAGTGAATGGGCTGAGCTTAGAAAACAGTGGATGGCACACGTTATTCAGGCTGCAGACCCAGAAGACGTACCTGATAATTGGCTAACCGTTTATGGTGAACCCAATTATGATTTAAATACGCTAGTAGAGCGTATCAAACAGAAACGAGAGGCCGTAATTCCAGCTGTTTGGGCACCCAAAATTGTTGAGCACCCAGACTACCCTACACCCGCCGACTTACGTTAG
- a CDS encoding sulfotransferase family 2 domain-containing protein: MFYSKKYNFLFCHISRSGGTSLCSVLRKTAPDLRMIGSQHASLLEARAALPDEFESTFKFAFVRNPWERLVSWYSLLEKGKSLHSEVVSEKRHYDEKEKFELFVQEMVTDQHSGMAWSQWSQLSDHLGNSLVNEICRFENYQKDSDRILRKLGCKDYHLPYYNQASSRHYRHYYSDLALKLAEELFLDDIYQFGYTF, translated from the coding sequence ATGTTTTATTCTAAAAAGTACAATTTTTTGTTCTGCCACATTAGTCGCTCTGGCGGTACGTCATTATGTAGTGTCCTCAGGAAAACGGCGCCAGACCTAAGGATGATAGGCAGCCAGCATGCGTCGCTTCTAGAGGCTAGAGCGGCATTGCCGGATGAGTTTGAGAGTACGTTTAAATTTGCTTTTGTACGTAACCCATGGGAAAGACTTGTTTCTTGGTATTCACTATTAGAGAAAGGTAAGAGTCTACACTCAGAAGTGGTATCTGAGAAACGTCATTATGATGAGAAAGAAAAGTTTGAACTATTTGTACAAGAAATGGTTACAGATCAGCACAGCGGAATGGCGTGGAGTCAATGGTCCCAGTTATCCGACCATTTGGGAAATTCACTCGTCAATGAAATTTGCCGCTTTGAAAACTATCAAAAAGACAGTGATCGAATTTTAAGGAAGTTGGGGTGCAAAGATTATCATTTGCCTTATTATAATCAGGCTTCAAGTAGGCACTACCGTCATTACTACTCAGACTTAGCGTTAAAATTGGCTGAGGAGCTTTTCCTAGATGATATTTATCAATTTGGGTATACGTTCTGA